From the genome of Streptomyces sp. NBC_01116, one region includes:
- a CDS encoding efflux RND transporter permease subunit codes for MAAIARWCIRHRLVAVLLWLAALGGTAAAAGFAGSAYSNDYEVPGTESGRATELLSRGFTDLGGDTDTVVWHTTGSTVRAADVEQTMTRTLHAIEELPGVGAVTGPYGGTGPGQISEDGHTAYATVTFDHPADEIPASQAQALVDTAKGAEADGLRVELGGTAVALTEAPSVHLAEGVGVVVAAVVLFLAFGSLAASLLPIATALVSVGTAYAGIVLLGHVMTVADFAPMLGMLIGLGVGIDYALFIVTRHRRGLRRGMSVDEAAQNAVTTTGRAVVFAGATVCIALLGMLILRLGFLNGVAIAASLTVVLTVLASVTLLPALLSLIGMRALSRRERRQLAEHGPRPELPTGFAARWSAFVERHPKLLGGIAAVVMLVLALPALGLHLGTSDQGNNPATATTRQAYDLIADGFGPGVNGPLTIAAQLDGADDRLALDSLPEELRTTEGVASVGPVTYNSSGDTAFLTVVPDSSPQSQETSELVDRIRDDVLPPVRDDTSLEAHVGGVTASYDDFAEIIVGKLPLFVGVVISLGCLLLLLAFRSIGIPLKAAVMNVAAVASSFGVVVAVFQWGWGSELLGLGSAGPIEPFLPVIMVSVLFGLSMDYQVFLVGRMYEEWLETGDNRRAVRVGLAETGRVINSAAVIMISVFLAFVLSGDRVIAMFGIALATAVALDAFVLRTLLVPALMHMLGGANWWLPGWLEKRLPRISIEPPDCVPLGSRIPEARGTGAAEGAGPVTDRPAGKERDVRRIPG; via the coding sequence TTGGCTGCCATCGCCCGCTGGTGCATCAGGCACCGTCTCGTCGCCGTTCTCCTCTGGCTCGCCGCCCTCGGCGGGACCGCCGCCGCGGCGGGCTTCGCGGGTTCCGCGTACTCCAACGACTACGAGGTCCCCGGCACCGAATCCGGCCGGGCCACCGAACTCCTCTCCCGCGGCTTCACCGACCTCGGCGGTGACACCGACACCGTCGTCTGGCACACCACCGGCTCCACGGTCCGGGCCGCCGACGTCGAACAGACCATGACCCGGACGCTCCACGCGATCGAGGAGCTGCCGGGAGTCGGCGCGGTCACCGGCCCCTACGGAGGCACCGGCCCCGGCCAGATCAGCGAGGACGGCCACACGGCGTACGCCACGGTCACCTTCGACCACCCCGCCGACGAGATCCCCGCCTCCCAGGCCCAGGCCCTCGTCGACACCGCGAAGGGGGCCGAGGCCGACGGGCTCCGGGTCGAACTGGGCGGCACCGCCGTCGCCCTCACCGAAGCGCCCTCCGTCCACCTCGCCGAGGGCGTCGGCGTCGTCGTCGCGGCCGTCGTGCTCTTCCTCGCCTTCGGCTCGCTCGCCGCCAGCCTGCTGCCCATCGCCACCGCCCTGGTCTCCGTGGGCACCGCCTACGCGGGCATCGTGCTCCTCGGCCATGTGATGACCGTGGCGGACTTCGCCCCGATGCTCGGCATGCTCATCGGGCTCGGGGTGGGCATCGACTACGCCCTGTTCATCGTCACCCGGCACCGCAGAGGGCTCCGGCGCGGCATGTCCGTCGACGAAGCCGCGCAGAACGCCGTCACGACCACCGGCCGCGCCGTCGTCTTCGCCGGGGCCACCGTCTGCATCGCCCTGCTCGGCATGCTGATCCTGCGGCTCGGCTTCCTCAACGGCGTCGCCATCGCCGCCTCGCTCACCGTCGTCCTCACCGTGCTGGCCTCGGTCACCCTGCTGCCCGCCCTGCTCTCCCTCATCGGGATGCGGGCGCTCAGCCGCCGCGAGAGGCGGCAGCTCGCCGAGCACGGGCCGCGGCCCGAACTGCCCACCGGCTTCGCCGCCCGCTGGTCCGCGTTCGTGGAGCGGCACCCCAAGCTGCTCGGGGGCATCGCGGCCGTCGTCATGCTGGTGCTCGCGCTGCCCGCCCTCGGCCTCCACCTGGGCACCTCCGACCAGGGCAACAACCCGGCCACCGCCACCACCCGGCAGGCGTACGACCTGATCGCCGACGGCTTCGGGCCCGGCGTCAACGGCCCGCTCACCATCGCCGCCCAGCTCGACGGCGCGGACGACCGGCTCGCGCTGGACTCCCTGCCCGAGGAGCTGCGCACCACCGAGGGCGTCGCGTCCGTCGGCCCGGTCACGTACAACAGCTCCGGCGACACCGCCTTCCTCACCGTCGTCCCCGACTCGTCCCCCCAGTCGCAGGAGACCAGCGAGCTGGTCGACCGGATCCGGGACGACGTGCTGCCGCCGGTGCGGGACGACACCTCGCTGGAGGCCCACGTCGGCGGGGTGACGGCGAGCTACGACGACTTCGCCGAGATCATCGTCGGGAAGCTGCCGCTCTTCGTCGGGGTCGTCATCTCCCTCGGCTGCCTGCTCCTCCTCCTGGCCTTCCGCTCCATCGGCATCCCGCTCAAGGCCGCCGTGATGAACGTGGCCGCCGTCGCCTCCTCCTTCGGCGTCGTCGTGGCCGTCTTCCAGTGGGGCTGGGGGAGCGAGCTGCTCGGCCTCGGCAGCGCCGGGCCCATCGAACCCTTCCTGCCCGTGATCATGGTCTCGGTCCTCTTCGGCCTCTCCATGGACTACCAGGTCTTCCTGGTCGGCCGGATGTACGAGGAGTGGCTGGAGACCGGCGACAACCGGCGGGCCGTACGGGTCGGCCTCGCCGAGACCGGCCGGGTCATCAACTCCGCCGCCGTGATCATGATCTCCGTCTTCCTCGCCTTCGTGCTCAGCGGCGACCGCGTCATCGCGATGTTCGGCATCGCGCTGGCCACCGCCGTCGCCCTGGACGCCTTCGTCCTGCGCACCCTGCTGGTGCCCGCCCTGATGCACATGCTCGGCGGGGCGAACTGGTGGCTGCCGGGCTGGCTGGAGAAACGGCTGCCCCGGATCAGCATCGAGCCGCCCGACTGCGTGCCGCTCGGTTCCCGGATCCCGGAGGCACGCGGTACGGGTGCCGCGGAGGGCGCCGGACCGGTGACGGACCGGCCGGCCGGGAAGGAGCGCGATGTTCGCCGCATCCCTGGGTGA
- a CDS encoding aldo/keto reductase, with amino-acid sequence MGAVGLGCMPMSWGYSASQQLGDRSVRTVHAALDAGVRLLDTADMYGPFTNELLVGRALKGRRREAFVSTKCGLLVGDQHIVANGRPGYVRRACDASLRRLQTDVIDLYQLHRADPEVPVEETWGAMAELVTAGKVRSLGLCAVGARAPRRSGEGPHEGTIRQLERIQQVFPVSAVEAELSVWSREALAELLPWCVARGVGLLAAMPLGSGYLTGTLKPGQGFEPEDLRARHPRFTAEVMAANQPVVAGLRRIAERRGATVAQVALAWVLRQGPHVVPVPGAKRERWAVENAGAARVVLDDRDLAEIDGLPAARESWD; translated from the coding sequence GTGGGTGCGGTCGGTCTCGGCTGTATGCCGATGAGCTGGGGTTACAGCGCGTCGCAGCAGCTCGGCGACCGTTCGGTGCGGACGGTGCACGCGGCGCTGGACGCGGGCGTCCGGCTGCTCGACACCGCGGACATGTACGGCCCGTTCACCAACGAGCTGCTGGTGGGACGGGCGCTGAAGGGCCGCCGCCGGGAGGCGTTCGTCTCGACCAAGTGCGGGCTGCTGGTGGGCGATCAGCACATCGTCGCCAACGGCCGTCCCGGGTACGTGCGGCGGGCCTGCGACGCCTCGCTGCGGCGGCTCCAGACCGATGTGATCGACCTGTACCAACTGCACCGGGCCGACCCGGAGGTGCCGGTGGAGGAGACCTGGGGTGCGATGGCGGAGCTGGTCACCGCGGGCAAGGTGCGCTCGCTCGGGCTGTGCGCGGTGGGCGCGCGGGCCCCGCGCAGGTCGGGCGAGGGCCCGCACGAGGGAACGATCCGGCAGTTGGAGCGGATCCAGCAGGTCTTCCCGGTGAGCGCCGTCGAGGCGGAGCTGTCGGTGTGGTCGCGCGAGGCGCTGGCGGAGCTGCTGCCGTGGTGCGTGGCGCGCGGGGTCGGGCTGCTGGCCGCGATGCCGCTGGGCAGCGGCTATCTGACCGGGACGCTGAAGCCGGGCCAGGGTTTCGAGCCGGAGGATCTGCGGGCCAGGCATCCGCGGTTCACGGCGGAGGTGATGGCGGCGAACCAGCCGGTGGTGGCCGGTCTGCGGCGGATCGCGGAGCGGCGCGGGGCGACCGTGGCCCAGGTGGCGCTGGCGTGGGTGCTGCGCCAGGGCCCGCATGTGGTGCCGGTGCCGGGGGCGAAGCGGGAGCGGTGGGCGGTGGAGAACGCGGGGGCGGCGCGGGTGGTCCTGGACGACCGGGACCTGGCGGAGATCGACGGTCTGCCCGCCGCCCGCGAGTCCTGGGACTGA
- a CDS encoding DUF6191 domain-containing protein gives MFNFFEELFAPGRKHTSDEQKRLELSRVDLGIGDPNRGPIDLTSGKVTVRVPAAPERDAVLDRPGPGKPVSGPEGRADRKRGS, from the coding sequence GTGTTCAATTTCTTCGAGGAGCTGTTCGCCCCGGGGCGCAAGCACACCTCGGACGAGCAGAAGCGGCTGGAGCTGAGCCGGGTGGATCTCGGCATCGGCGATCCGAACCGGGGGCCGATAGACCTGACCTCCGGGAAGGTGACCGTCCGTGTCCCGGCCGCGCCCGAGCGGGACGCCGTCCTGGACAGGCCGGGACCCGGGAAGCCGGTGAGCGGGCCCGAGGGGCGCGCGGACAGGAAACGCGGGTCGTAG
- a CDS encoding PucR family transcriptional regulator translates to MPGLHARMAARGGDFTAAVVARCAAEVPFYGELPRRTLDGEVTRSITAVHDLLLRALRQDGVMGPGDLTRLIEWSGRRAEERVPLEAVIAAYLVGAEVWWQVLSETAEPEELTGAGAKLLACLHAAMPAVVLAHRNAQEDIRSEDKRVRRALLTALLAGRPYEELAEAAGVSVAGGHEVVALSFEPNPPPRLVQSSLEAHAGVPVLMDHVAGIALLPGGYDLSGLRDALGKDTGHRVFAAAAPAAAPAAVPAAAQEAGRVLELVRRLGRRPGLYRLDDVLLEYQLARPGDALLRLAAKLDPLDEHPYLLDTLRVFVDHGHNRSRSAAELCVHRNTLDYRLHRVTTLTGLDPAVPAEARLLQAALVARDLA, encoded by the coding sequence ATGCCCGGCCTACACGCACGGATGGCTGCCCGGGGTGGTGACTTCACCGCTGCCGTGGTCGCTCGCTGCGCGGCGGAGGTCCCGTTCTACGGGGAGCTGCCGCGCAGGACGCTGGACGGCGAGGTGACGCGCTCCATCACCGCTGTGCACGATCTGCTGCTGCGGGCCCTGCGCCAGGACGGCGTGATGGGCCCGGGCGACCTGACCCGGCTGATCGAGTGGTCGGGGCGCCGGGCCGAGGAGCGCGTGCCCCTGGAGGCGGTGATCGCCGCCTATCTCGTCGGCGCCGAAGTGTGGTGGCAGGTGCTGTCCGAGACGGCGGAACCCGAGGAGCTGACCGGCGCCGGAGCCAAGCTGCTGGCCTGCCTGCACGCGGCGATGCCCGCCGTCGTGCTCGCCCACCGCAACGCCCAGGAGGACATCCGCAGCGAGGACAAGCGGGTACGGCGGGCGCTGCTGACCGCGTTGCTCGCCGGCCGGCCGTACGAGGAACTGGCGGAGGCGGCAGGGGTATCGGTGGCCGGCGGGCACGAGGTGGTCGCCCTGTCCTTCGAGCCGAATCCGCCGCCCCGGCTGGTGCAGTCGTCGCTGGAGGCCCACGCGGGCGTCCCGGTGCTGATGGACCACGTCGCCGGGATCGCCCTGCTGCCGGGCGGTTACGACCTGTCCGGCCTGCGGGACGCGCTCGGGAAGGACACCGGGCACCGGGTGTTCGCCGCCGCGGCCCCGGCCGCCGCCCCGGCCGCCGTTCCCGCGGCGGCCCAAGAGGCGGGGCGGGTGCTCGAACTCGTCCGGCGGCTGGGCCGCAGGCCCGGGCTGTACCGACTCGACGACGTGCTCCTGGAGTACCAGCTCGCACGCCCGGGTGACGCACTGCTGCGGCTGGCGGCCAAGCTCGACCCGCTGGACGAGCACCCGTACCTGCTGGACACCTTGAGGGTGTTCGTCGACCACGGGCACAACCGCAGCCGGAGCGCCGCGGAGCTGTGCGTCCACCGCAACACGCTGGACTACAGGCTGCACCGGGTGACCACGCTGACCGGGCTGGACCCGGCCGTCCCCGCCGAGGCGCGGCTGTTGCAGGCGGCGCTCGTCGCCAGGGACCTCGCCTGA
- a CDS encoding AAA family ATPase yields MITVRETGPADSSAYAMLGDVETRSVSPVFVGRAEEFAALAEALARAAAGEPQALLIGGEAGVGKTRLVEQFVMAAERRDAVVAVGSCVEIGADGLPFAPFPTALRALRRSLPEEMAAACAGQEGELARLLPELGEVHRDATDEHSIARLFELTVRLLERISADRVVVLVLEDLHWADASTRHLLAYLFRTLGSGRLMVVGTYRADDIHRRHPLRPLLAELDRLRTVTRVELARFSHDEVGRQLAGILAETPDAALVDEIFDRSDGNAFFVEELARSLECCGDSSGLTESLRDLLLVRVEALPEHAQRIARLVAEGGSFVEHELLATVAGLGEVDLDEALRAAVGANLLQPAADNDGYRFRHSLVREAVSDDLLPGERTRVNRRYAEALEADPSLVRDDERATRLASYWYAAHDAAKALPAVLRAAVEARRRYAYSEQLRLLERAMELWDDVPDAVLATLRPFDYAEVYPASGCDPENTPLRYLDVMAEATVAAHFGGDRKRALAISKKAMRVLASEADPLREAWFWVQRARLVQGLDKGDGWEELATAQELVRGLPPSPVLADVLTNVASWRALHQPGPQALADSDRAVEYARLVGDEYIELHARLTRGWLTADAGGVEDGLAEMYAVRDRAEKLHLMNLLGRVSVNLPSSLEAMGRSLEAVAAADHGIEICHSHGLADSGAWVYANQAQSLFSLGHWGQSEAAAASAARLALAPKAKGLAALRRTELAVARGDLAEGEELLALARTHFGQRDPQPQHLIAPVRHTMLLAAAQGRLAEARAAFEELARPGFPPGTQRYALPLLQTAAMIEADARGLPAAEPGRPELLALIRRCAKRLPTLVPVWAAHGVLIDAELARAEGTDTPGHWARAAEAFGPLDRPYELAQIHRRWAESLLIAPGDRSTATALLHRAREVANRLGARPLAEAVEQLAARARITLDGSGAAPGPDAGIHPAVLAAVPAQGSLDRPAADEQDPAIAAVASFGLTPREQDVHRLVAAGHTNRRIAEELFISPKTASVHVSNILAKLGVSSRGEAAALAHRLRLYPAA; encoded by the coding sequence ATGATCACCGTCCGCGAAACGGGTCCCGCCGACTCGTCCGCGTATGCGATGCTCGGCGACGTGGAGACCAGGTCAGTCAGCCCCGTGTTCGTCGGACGCGCCGAGGAGTTCGCCGCGCTCGCCGAGGCGCTCGCGCGGGCCGCGGCCGGCGAACCGCAGGCGCTCCTGATCGGCGGCGAGGCCGGCGTCGGCAAGACCCGTCTGGTCGAGCAGTTCGTCATGGCGGCCGAACGGCGCGACGCCGTCGTCGCCGTCGGGTCCTGCGTCGAGATCGGGGCCGACGGGCTGCCGTTCGCCCCCTTCCCCACCGCTCTGCGCGCCCTGCGCCGGTCCCTGCCCGAGGAGATGGCCGCCGCCTGCGCCGGCCAGGAGGGCGAGCTGGCCCGGCTCCTGCCCGAACTGGGCGAGGTCCACCGGGACGCGACCGACGAGCACAGCATCGCCCGCCTCTTCGAACTCACCGTACGACTGCTGGAGCGGATCTCCGCCGACCGCGTGGTCGTCCTCGTCCTGGAGGACCTGCACTGGGCGGACGCCTCCACCCGGCACCTGCTCGCCTATCTCTTCCGCACCCTGGGCAGCGGCCGCCTCATGGTCGTCGGCACCTACCGCGCCGACGACATCCACCGCCGTCACCCCCTGCGCCCCCTCCTCGCCGAGCTGGACCGGCTGCGCACCGTCACCCGCGTCGAACTGGCCCGGTTCAGCCACGACGAGGTCGGCCGCCAGCTCGCCGGCATCCTCGCCGAGACCCCCGACGCCGCGCTCGTCGACGAGATCTTCGACCGCTCCGACGGCAACGCCTTCTTCGTCGAGGAGCTGGCCCGCTCGCTGGAGTGCTGCGGCGACAGCTCCGGCCTGACCGAGTCGCTCCGCGACCTCCTGCTCGTCCGCGTGGAGGCGCTCCCCGAGCACGCCCAGCGGATCGCCAGACTGGTCGCCGAAGGCGGCTCCTTCGTCGAACACGAACTGCTGGCCACCGTCGCCGGACTGGGCGAGGTCGACCTCGACGAGGCCCTGCGCGCGGCCGTCGGCGCCAACCTGCTGCAACCCGCGGCCGACAACGACGGCTACCGCTTCCGGCACTCCCTGGTCCGCGAGGCCGTCAGCGACGACCTGCTCCCCGGAGAGCGCACCCGCGTGAACCGCCGGTACGCCGAAGCGCTGGAGGCCGACCCCTCCCTCGTCCGGGACGACGAACGGGCCACCCGCCTCGCCAGCTACTGGTACGCCGCCCACGACGCGGCCAAGGCCCTGCCCGCCGTGCTCCGGGCCGCCGTCGAGGCCCGCCGCCGCTACGCCTACTCCGAGCAGCTGAGGCTGCTGGAACGGGCGATGGAGCTCTGGGACGACGTCCCCGACGCGGTGCTCGCCACGCTGCGCCCGTTCGACTACGCGGAGGTCTACCCGGCCTCCGGCTGCGACCCGGAGAACACCCCGCTGCGCTACCTGGACGTGATGGCCGAGGCCACCGTCGCCGCCCACTTCGGCGGCGACCGCAAGCGCGCCCTGGCCATCTCCAAGAAGGCGATGCGGGTCCTGGCGTCCGAGGCCGACCCGCTGCGCGAGGCCTGGTTCTGGGTGCAGCGCGCCCGCCTGGTGCAAGGGCTCGACAAGGGGGACGGCTGGGAGGAGCTGGCCACCGCGCAGGAGCTGGTGCGCGGACTGCCGCCGTCCCCCGTGCTGGCCGACGTCCTGACCAACGTGGCCAGTTGGCGGGCGCTCCACCAGCCGGGTCCGCAGGCGCTCGCCGACAGCGACCGCGCGGTGGAGTACGCCCGGCTCGTCGGCGACGAGTACATCGAGCTGCACGCCCGCCTCACCCGGGGCTGGCTCACCGCGGACGCGGGCGGCGTCGAGGACGGCCTCGCCGAGATGTACGCGGTCCGGGACCGTGCCGAGAAGCTGCACCTGATGAACCTGCTGGGCCGGGTCAGCGTCAACCTGCCCTCCTCGCTCGAAGCGATGGGCCGGTCGCTGGAGGCCGTCGCCGCCGCCGACCACGGCATCGAGATCTGCCACAGCCACGGCCTCGCCGACTCCGGGGCCTGGGTGTACGCCAACCAGGCGCAGTCCCTGTTCTCCCTCGGGCACTGGGGCCAGAGCGAGGCCGCCGCAGCGTCCGCCGCCCGCCTGGCGCTGGCCCCGAAGGCGAAGGGGCTCGCCGCCCTCCGCCGCACCGAACTGGCCGTCGCGCGCGGGGACCTGGCCGAGGGCGAGGAGCTGCTCGCCCTGGCCCGGACCCACTTCGGCCAGCGCGATCCGCAGCCCCAGCACCTGATCGCCCCGGTCCGGCACACCATGCTGCTGGCCGCAGCGCAGGGCCGGCTCGCCGAGGCCCGCGCCGCGTTCGAGGAACTGGCCCGCCCCGGCTTCCCGCCCGGCACCCAGCGCTACGCCCTGCCGCTGCTCCAGACCGCCGCCATGATCGAGGCGGACGCCCGCGGGCTGCCCGCCGCCGAACCGGGCCGCCCGGAGCTGCTCGCCCTGATCCGCCGGTGTGCGAAGAGACTCCCGACGCTCGTCCCCGTATGGGCGGCCCACGGCGTCCTCATCGACGCGGAGCTGGCCCGCGCGGAGGGCACGGACACCCCCGGCCACTGGGCGCGCGCCGCCGAGGCCTTCGGCCCGCTGGACCGCCCGTACGAACTGGCCCAGATCCACCGCCGCTGGGCGGAGTCCCTGCTCATCGCCCCCGGCGACCGGTCCACCGCCACGGCCCTGCTGCACCGCGCCCGGGAGGTCGCGAACCGCCTCGGCGCGCGCCCGCTCGCCGAGGCCGTCGAACAGCTGGCGGCCCGGGCCCGGATCACCCTGGACGGCTCCGGCGCGGCACCCGGCCCCGACGCCGGGATCCACCCGGCCGTCCTGGCCGCCGTACCCGCCCAGGGGAGCCTTGACCGGCCGGCGGCCGACGAACAGGACCCCGCCATCGCCGCCGTGGCGTCCTTCGGGCTGACCCCGCGCGAGCAGGACGTGCACCGGCTGGTCGCGGCCGGGCACACCAACCGCAGGATCGCCGAGGAGCTGTTCATCTCGCCGAAGACCGCGAGCGTGCACGTCTCCAACATCCTGGCCAAGCTCGGTGTCTCCAGCCGCGGCGAGGCGGCCGCCCTCGCCCACCGCCTCCGGCTCTACCCGGCCGCGTAG
- a CDS encoding GNAT family N-acetyltransferase, translating to MFAASLGDDRAELCPLEVWQAEEFLTHMDRARELVDSWIPLASFVTDPDSARALLRRYAEKQAADTGRLYGIRLDGVLVGGVLFRIFDTESGTCEIGVWLEPAAQGRGLITRAAERLIDWAVRERGMHRVEWIASAGNTRSIAVARRLGMTRDGVMRQNYLHRGVRHDSEVWSVLAPEWRARTGR from the coding sequence ATGTTCGCCGCATCCCTGGGTGACGACCGGGCGGAGCTGTGCCCGCTGGAGGTCTGGCAGGCGGAGGAGTTCCTCACCCACATGGACCGGGCCCGGGAGCTGGTCGACTCCTGGATCCCGCTCGCCTCGTTCGTCACCGACCCGGACTCGGCGCGCGCCCTGCTGCGGCGGTACGCGGAGAAGCAGGCGGCGGACACCGGGCGGCTGTACGGCATCCGGCTGGACGGCGTCCTCGTCGGCGGCGTCCTCTTCCGGATCTTCGACACGGAGTCCGGCACCTGCGAGATCGGCGTGTGGCTGGAGCCCGCCGCCCAGGGCCGCGGGCTGATCACCCGCGCCGCGGAGCGCCTGATCGACTGGGCGGTGCGCGAGCGCGGCATGCACCGGGTGGAGTGGATCGCCTCCGCCGGGAACACCCGGTCGATCGCGGTCGCGAGGCGGCTCGGCATGACCCGGGACGGGGTGATGCGGCAGAACTACCTCCACCGGGGCGTACGCCACGACTCCGAGGTCTGGTCGGTCCTCGCCCCGGAATGGCGGGCCCGTACCGGGCGCTGA
- a CDS encoding sorbosone dehydrogenase family protein — translation MRGALFGPVQPPAMRRGAVAVLASAALLLTAACSGDGDGGSSGRPAGSPSASGDSAAPASPSRSADPPPAKGSAKVVSTLTEDLKSPWGLAALPGGDLLVSSRDEGTVHRIDGESGKQTLLGSVPGVSPSGEGGLLGLAVSATFGADQLVYAYFTTTSDNRIVRMSYDEKRPAGQQLGAPDTILRGIPKGSIHNGGRIAFGPDRMLYAGTGETGDTGLAQDKESLAGKILRMTPDGEPVHGNPEADSVVYSYGHRNVQGLAWDEEKRLWAAEFGQNTWDELNLIEPGGNYGWPEVEGKEGEDGFIDPVAQWKTSEASPSGIAYAEGSIWMAGLRGERLWRIPLSGGKAQEPSADPQSFLDEKHGRLRTVVSAGSDRLWLVTSNTDGRGTRKPGDDRVLQVEVE, via the coding sequence GTGCGAGGTGCTCTGTTCGGACCTGTGCAGCCCCCGGCGATGCGCAGGGGGGCGGTGGCCGTGCTGGCGTCGGCCGCCCTGCTGCTGACCGCCGCGTGTTCCGGCGACGGGGACGGAGGTTCGTCCGGGCGGCCCGCCGGTTCCCCGAGCGCCTCGGGGGACTCCGCTGCCCCGGCCTCCCCGAGCCGGTCGGCCGATCCGCCGCCCGCGAAGGGCTCGGCGAAGGTCGTCTCGACGCTGACCGAGGACCTGAAGTCGCCCTGGGGCCTGGCCGCGCTGCCGGGCGGCGACCTGCTGGTGTCCTCGCGCGACGAGGGAACGGTCCACCGGATCGACGGCGAGAGCGGGAAGCAGACGCTGCTGGGCTCGGTGCCCGGGGTGTCCCCGTCCGGCGAGGGCGGGCTGCTCGGGCTCGCCGTGTCCGCCACGTTCGGCGCGGACCAGTTGGTGTACGCCTACTTCACCACCACGTCCGACAACCGGATCGTCCGCATGAGTTACGACGAGAAGCGCCCGGCGGGGCAGCAGCTGGGGGCGCCGGACACCATCCTGCGCGGCATCCCCAAGGGCAGCATCCACAACGGCGGCCGGATCGCCTTCGGCCCGGACAGGATGCTGTACGCGGGCACCGGCGAGACCGGGGACACCGGGCTGGCCCAGGACAAGGAGTCGCTGGCGGGCAAGATCCTGCGGATGACCCCCGACGGCGAGCCGGTGCACGGCAATCCGGAGGCGGACTCGGTGGTGTATTCGTACGGGCACCGCAATGTGCAGGGGCTCGCCTGGGACGAGGAGAAGCGGCTGTGGGCCGCCGAGTTCGGCCAGAACACCTGGGACGAGCTGAATCTGATCGAGCCCGGCGGGAACTACGGCTGGCCCGAGGTGGAGGGCAAGGAGGGCGAGGACGGGTTCATCGACCCGGTCGCGCAGTGGAAGACCTCGGAGGCCTCCCCCAGCGGGATCGCGTACGCGGAGGGCTCGATCTGGATGGCCGGGCTGCGCGGCGAGCGGCTCTGGCGCATTCCCCTGTCCGGCGGGAAGGCGCAGGAACCTTCTGCGGACCCGCAGTCGTTCCTGGACGAGAAGCACGGCCGCCTGCGTACGGTGGTGAGTGCGGGGAGCGACCGCCTGTGGCTGGTCACCAGCAACACGGACGGACGGGGCACGCGGAAGCCCGGGGACGACAGGGTCCTCCAGGTGGAGGTGGAGTAG